Proteins from one Caulobacter sp. X genomic window:
- the pstA gene encoding phosphate ABC transporter permease PstA has translation MSTILSRPARRAFANTVFVAACGLATVLALTALGFILYSLFKQGVGGLDANIFTKDTPAPGSVGGLRNAIEGSLMMCALAMAMAVGVGILAGTWLAEYGGASPYGHLVRFLNDVLLAAPSILVGLFVYELVVRPLHGFSGFAGAVALALLAVPVVTRTTEDILRLQPDALREAGAALGTPRWVTIRKIIWRGAGGGLLTGGLLAFARISGETAPLLFTALNNQFQNHDLSKPTASLPAVIFQYALSAYDDWRRLAWAGALLIALAVLAINILGRVIAARGSHRP, from the coding sequence ATGAGCACGATCCTTTCCAGGCCTGCTCGACGCGCCTTCGCCAACACGGTCTTCGTCGCGGCCTGCGGCCTGGCGACCGTCCTGGCCCTGACCGCGCTGGGCTTCATCCTATACTCGCTGTTCAAACAGGGGGTCGGCGGCCTCGACGCCAACATCTTCACCAAGGACACGCCAGCGCCCGGATCGGTCGGCGGCCTGCGCAACGCCATCGAGGGGTCGCTGATGATGTGCGCCCTGGCCATGGCCATGGCGGTCGGCGTCGGGATCCTGGCCGGCACCTGGCTGGCCGAATACGGCGGCGCCAGCCCCTACGGCCACCTCGTGCGCTTCCTGAACGACGTGCTGCTGGCCGCGCCGTCGATCCTGGTCGGTCTGTTCGTCTACGAACTGGTGGTGCGGCCGCTGCACGGGTTCTCGGGTTTCGCGGGGGCGGTGGCTCTGGCTCTGCTGGCCGTGCCGGTCGTGACCCGCACGACCGAGGACATTCTGCGCCTCCAGCCCGACGCCTTGCGCGAGGCGGGCGCCGCGCTCGGTACGCCGCGTTGGGTGACAATCCGCAAGATCATCTGGCGCGGCGCGGGCGGCGGCCTACTGACCGGCGGCCTTCTGGCCTTCGCCCGGATCAGCGGCGAGACCGCGCCCCTTTTGTTCACGGCCTTGAACAACCAGTTCCAGAACCATGACCTGTCCAAGCCCACCGCCAGCCTGCCGGCGGTAATCTTCCAATACGCGCTCAGCGCCTATGACGACTGGCGGCGCCTGGCTTGGGCCGGCGCCCTGCTGATCGCCCTGGCGGTGCTCGCCATCAACATCCTTGGCCGCGTGATCGCCGCGCGGGGAAGCCACCGCCCATGA
- a CDS encoding LysR family transcriptional regulator — protein sequence MTERSPPFTALRAVEAATRHRSFTGAARELQITHSAVSQSIRRLETELGATLFERKGGAMEPSIAALKLAETYSAAQDALVRAIREIADPEAISTLAVSMPPELARLWFSSKLSALGMALPDVEVEVRTRADDASSAVGLAWTELPDSQALYELTHVPVCHPDLLTTLGLETAQDVVRAPLIAEPGASWGEWAMHCLSPGRAPRAHVFDDPALAMEAAIHGSGVALTNLFVADRHLESGSLVALPFEAPSSRGLALRSAGAMGEAAERFVSWLKLEIRRGTARLKGGAARSL from the coding sequence ATGACCGAGAGATCGCCGCCCTTTACCGCCCTGCGCGCCGTCGAGGCCGCCACGCGCCACCGCAGCTTCACCGGCGCGGCGCGCGAGCTGCAGATCACGCACAGCGCCGTCAGCCAGTCGATCCGCCGGCTCGAAACCGAGCTGGGCGCGACCCTGTTCGAGCGGAAGGGGGGGGCGATGGAGCCGTCCATCGCCGCCCTGAAGCTGGCCGAGACCTATTCCGCCGCCCAGGACGCCTTGGTACGGGCGATCCGCGAGATCGCCGACCCCGAGGCGATCTCCACCCTGGCCGTGTCCATGCCGCCGGAGCTTGCTCGCCTGTGGTTCTCGTCGAAGCTCTCAGCGCTGGGCATGGCCTTGCCGGACGTAGAGGTCGAGGTGCGCACTCGCGCCGACGACGCGTCCAGCGCGGTCGGCCTCGCCTGGACCGAACTCCCTGACAGCCAGGCGCTTTATGAACTGACGCACGTCCCCGTCTGCCATCCGGACCTCTTGACCACGCTGGGTCTTGAGACCGCCCAGGACGTCGTGCGCGCGCCGCTGATCGCCGAGCCCGGCGCCAGCTGGGGCGAATGGGCCATGCACTGCCTTTCCCCGGGTCGCGCGCCGCGCGCCCACGTGTTCGACGATCCGGCCCTGGCGATGGAGGCCGCCATCCACGGCTCCGGCGTGGCCCTGACCAATCTGTTCGTGGCCGATCGTCATCTCGAGAGCGGCTCGCTGGTGGCGCTGCCGTTCGAGGCGCCGTCCTCGCGCGGCCTGGCCCTTCGGTCGGCTGGCGCGATGGGGGAGGCGGCCGAGCGGTTCGTCAGCTGGCTGAAGCTGGAGATCCGCCGCGGCACGGCGCGACTGAAAGGCGGCGCGGCCCGATCATTGTAA
- a CDS encoding histidine kinase dimerization/phosphoacceptor domain -containing protein — protein sequence MDRRGTKRWATYAAALGLAMLGYAARLALQPVFGANHAYTAFYPVVLVSAYAFGAGPAILAALVSAALGYWCFAAPAHAVKLDADSLTSLGFFAVTSSSAIYLIHGLARAVAATREAQARAETLAKAHAALFGELNERVTNHLQLVAALLQLQARDEPDAAARKALGEAAARTMLISKTHRSIAGEGGELLDFDAFARQLLEATLSARANPPLRIEFDQGGLWLSSEQATSVAIVLLECLNERLASEDPGVMRIGLRADRGIGSLRITEIERPLRPIAPRGPSLIDAMVEQLRGRFSSRSAAEGRISELTFPLEGGHGQRRVLEPTLH from the coding sequence GTGGACCGACGGGGGACAAAGCGCTGGGCGACCTACGCCGCGGCCTTGGGGCTGGCCATGCTGGGCTACGCCGCCCGCCTCGCGCTGCAGCCGGTTTTCGGCGCCAACCACGCCTATACCGCCTTCTACCCGGTGGTGCTGGTCTCGGCCTATGCGTTCGGGGCGGGACCCGCGATCCTGGCGGCCCTGGTCAGCGCCGCGCTGGGCTACTGGTGCTTCGCCGCGCCGGCCCACGCCGTGAAGCTAGACGCCGACAGCCTGACCTCGCTGGGCTTCTTCGCCGTCACCTCGTCCAGCGCCATCTATCTGATCCATGGATTGGCGCGCGCGGTCGCCGCCACCCGCGAGGCCCAGGCCCGCGCCGAGACCCTGGCCAAGGCGCACGCGGCGCTGTTTGGCGAGCTGAACGAGCGCGTGACCAATCACCTACAGCTTGTGGCCGCCCTCTTGCAGCTACAGGCGCGTGATGAGCCGGACGCCGCCGCTCGCAAGGCCTTGGGCGAGGCCGCCGCCCGCACCATGCTGATCTCCAAGACCCACCGCAGCATCGCGGGGGAGGGCGGCGAGCTGCTGGATTTCGACGCCTTCGCCCGCCAACTGCTGGAGGCGACCCTGTCGGCCCGGGCCAATCCGCCGTTGCGGATCGAGTTCGATCAGGGTGGCCTCTGGCTGTCGTCGGAGCAGGCCACTTCGGTGGCGATCGTGCTGCTGGAGTGCCTGAACGAGCGCCTGGCGTCCGAGGACCCCGGCGTGATGCGCATCGGCCTGCGCGCCGATCGCGGGATCGGCAGTCTGCGCATCACCGAGATCGAACGCCCGCTGCGCCCGATCGCGCCGCGCGGCCCTTCCCTGATCGACGCCATGGTCGAGCAACTGCGGGGGCGATTCTCCTCGCGCAGCGCCGCCGAGGGCAGGATCTCGGAGCTGACCTTCCCGCTCGAGGGCGGCCACGGGCAGCGTCGTGTGCTCGAACCCACCCTGCACTAA
- the pstS gene encoding phosphate ABC transporter substrate-binding protein PstS yields MFKTIAVALSATVLGATVLVGGAAQAADLSGAGATFPAPVYAKWAETYKAQTGIGLNYQAIGSGGGIKQITAKTVQFGASDKPLKPEQLDQVGLYQFPTVMGGVVPIMNLPGVNPGQVHLTGSLLADIYLGKVAKWNDPRIAGLNKGVKLPNLPITVVHRSDGSGTSFLFTSYLSMKSPEWQSKVGASDSVEWPTGLGGKGNDGVSAFVKQTIGSIGYVEYAYAKQNHAVYALVQNKAGQFPAPTAANFAAAAAGADWNKAPGNYLLLLDQPGAKSWPITGATFILVYKNQDDAAAGQGVLKFFDWAYKNGDAAAGALDYVPMPAAVKALVRKQWAANVKAGGKPVYVSK; encoded by the coding sequence ATGTTCAAGACGATCGCGGTCGCGCTCAGCGCGACGGTTCTGGGCGCGACGGTTCTGGTGGGCGGCGCCGCTCAAGCGGCGGACCTGTCTGGCGCGGGCGCCACGTTCCCCGCGCCGGTCTACGCCAAGTGGGCCGAGACCTATAAGGCCCAGACGGGCATTGGCCTGAACTACCAAGCCATCGGCTCCGGCGGCGGCATCAAGCAGATCACGGCCAAGACCGTGCAGTTCGGCGCCTCGGACAAGCCGCTGAAGCCCGAGCAACTGGACCAGGTCGGCCTCTATCAATTCCCGACGGTGATGGGCGGCGTCGTGCCGATCATGAACCTGCCGGGCGTCAATCCGGGGCAAGTCCATCTTACGGGCTCCCTGCTGGCGGACATCTATCTGGGCAAGGTCGCCAAGTGGAACGACCCGCGCATCGCCGGCCTGAACAAGGGCGTGAAGCTGCCGAACCTGCCGATCACCGTCGTGCACCGCTCGGACGGCTCGGGGACCTCGTTCCTGTTCACCTCCTACCTGTCGATGAAGAGCCCCGAATGGCAATCGAAGGTCGGCGCCAGCGACTCGGTCGAATGGCCGACGGGCCTGGGCGGCAAGGGCAATGACGGCGTCTCGGCCTTCGTGAAGCAGACGATTGGCTCGATTGGCTATGTCGAATACGCCTACGCCAAGCAGAACCACGCCGTTTACGCCCTGGTGCAGAACAAGGCCGGTCAATTCCCCGCGCCGACCGCCGCCAACTTCGCCGCCGCCGCAGCGGGCGCCGACTGGAACAAGGCTCCGGGCAATTACCTGCTGCTGCTCGACCAGCCGGGCGCCAAGTCGTGGCCGATCACCGGCGCGACCTTCATCCTGGTCTACAAGAACCAGGACGACGCCGCCGCCGGCCAAGGCGTGCTGAAGTTCTTCGACTGGGCCTACAAGAACGGCGACGCCGCCGCCGGCGCTCTGGACTACGTGCCGATGCCGGCCGCCGTGAAGGCGCTGGTCCGCAAGCAGTGGGCCGCCAACGTCAAGGCCGGCGGCAAGCCGGTCTACGTCTCGAAGTAA
- the pstC gene encoding phosphate ABC transporter permease subunit PstC: MTDAALSRPASRGAWLDPIFEGACLFAATLLLAALAGVVVSLAIGGWPALSHFGLKFFVTTSWNPVTEVYGAAGPIIGTLVTSFLALAIALPVALGVAIFLVEFCPKPLARPIAVAVELLAGIPSIVYGMWGLFVLAPFFAEHVQLPLMMNAPAGSIWETLFYGVPNGANIFTASLILAIMILPYMAAVFRELFLTVPPQVRESAYGIGCTPLEVILSVVLPYVRGGAIGVVMLGLGRALGETMAVTFIIGNAHGLPKSLFDSGSTLASTIANEFTEATGVMHTAALTALGLVLFVITFAVLAIARLLLLRQRYD, translated from the coding sequence ATGACCGACGCCGCCCTGAGCCGGCCCGCCTCGCGCGGGGCCTGGCTTGATCCGATCTTCGAAGGCGCGTGCCTGTTCGCCGCGACCTTGCTGCTGGCCGCCCTGGCCGGCGTCGTCGTGTCCCTGGCGATCGGCGGCTGGCCGGCGCTGAGCCATTTTGGCCTGAAGTTCTTCGTCACCACCTCGTGGAACCCGGTGACCGAGGTCTATGGCGCTGCCGGGCCGATCATCGGCACCCTGGTCACCTCGTTCCTGGCGCTGGCCATCGCGCTGCCGGTGGCCCTGGGCGTCGCGATCTTCCTCGTCGAATTCTGCCCCAAGCCCTTGGCCCGGCCGATCGCCGTGGCCGTGGAGCTGCTCGCGGGCATCCCCTCAATCGTCTACGGCATGTGGGGCCTGTTCGTGCTGGCCCCGTTCTTCGCCGAGCACGTTCAGCTGCCGCTGATGATGAACGCGCCGGCCGGCTCGATTTGGGAGACGCTGTTCTACGGCGTGCCGAACGGCGCCAACATCTTCACCGCGTCTCTGATCCTGGCGATCATGATCCTGCCCTACATGGCGGCGGTGTTTCGGGAGCTGTTCCTGACCGTGCCGCCGCAGGTGCGCGAGAGCGCCTACGGCATCGGCTGCACGCCTTTGGAAGTGATCCTGTCGGTGGTGCTGCCCTATGTGCGCGGCGGGGCGATCGGCGTCGTCATGCTGGGCCTGGGCCGCGCGCTTGGCGAGACCATGGCCGTGACCTTCATCATCGGCAACGCCCACGGCCTGCCCAAGTCGCTGTTCGACAGCGGCTCGACCCTGGCCTCGACCATCGCCAACGAGTTCACCGAGGCCACGGGCGTCATGCATACGGCCGCCCTGACGGCGTTGGGCCTGGTGCTCTTCGTCATCACCTTCGCCGTGCTAGCGATCGCGCGGCTGCTGCTTCTGCGGCAGCGGTACGACTAG